A portion of the Oncorhynchus nerka isolate Pitt River linkage group LG27, Oner_Uvic_2.0, whole genome shotgun sequence genome contains these proteins:
- the LOC115112398 gene encoding transcription factor Maf: MASELAMSNSDLPTSPLAMEYVNDFDLMKFEVKKEPVEPDRNISQCSRLIAGGSLSSTPMSTPCSSVPPSPSFSSPSPGSGSEQKAHLEDFYWMSGYQPQLNPEALGFSPEDAVEALINSSHQLQSFDGYARGQQFAGGAGGGGTMGGEEMGSAAAVVSAVIAAAAAQNGGPHHHHHHHNGGHHHQSPGVSSNGSSGGNHPHMGHLDDRFSDDQLVGMSVRELNRQLRGVSKEEVIRLKQKRRTLKNRGYAQSCRYKRVQQRHVLEGEKTQLVQQVDHLKAEISRLARERDAYKEKYEKLISNGFRENGSSSDNNPSSPEFFM; this comes from the coding sequence ATGGCATCAGAACTGGCAATGAGCAACTCCGACCTGCCCACCAGTCCCCTGGCCATGGAATATGTTAATGACTTCGATCTGATGAAGTTTGAAGTGAAAAAGGAGCCGGTGGAGCCCGATCGCAACATCAGCCAGTGCAGCCGCCTTATCGCCGGGGGATCCTTGTCTTCCACCCCGATGAGCACGCCTTGCAGCTCGGTGCCCCCTTCTCCAAGCTTCTCGTCGCCCAGTCCGGGGTCGGGGAGCGAACAGAAGGCACACTTGGAGGATTTCTACTGGATGTCCGGTTATCAACCGCAGTTGAATCCGGAGGCGCTGGGCTTCAGCCCCGAAGACGCAGTTGAGGCGCTGATCAACAGCAGTCACCAGCTCCAGTCCTTCGATGGCTATGCTAGAGGGCAGCAGTTTGCCGGCGGAGCCGGAGGAGGAGGCACCATGGGCGGGGAAGAGATGGGCTCTGCCGCGGCGGTGGTGTCCGCAGTTATCGCCGCCGCAGCAGCCCAGAACGGGgggccccaccaccaccatcaccaccacaacGGCGGCCACCATCACCAATCACCTGGGGTCTCGTCCAACGGCAGCTCCGGAGGAAACCACCCACACATGGGACATTTGGACGACCGGTTTTCGGACGACCAGCTGGTGGGCATGTCGGTGCGGGAGCTCAACCGGCAGCTACGGGgagtcagcaaggaagaagtgaTCCGGCTGAAACAGAAGAGGAGGACCCTAAAGAACAGAGGCTATGCGCAGTCCTGCCGCTACAAGCGGGTGCAGCAACGGCACGTCCTGGAGGGCGAGAAGACGCAGCTCGTCCAGCAAGTCGACCACCTCAAGGCGGAGATCTCCAGGCTGGCCCGGGAGAGGGACGCATACAAAGAAAAATATGAGAAGCTCATCAGCAACGGCTTCAGAGAAAATGGATCCAGCAGTGACAACAACCCTTCCTCCCCGGAGTTTTTCATGTGA